In Bdellovibrionales bacterium, one genomic interval encodes:
- a CDS encoding queuosine precursor transporter, whose protein sequence is MNIHSRKDFVFIVLAGIFITNALLGEFIGGKLFSVGPFTMSLGVLPWPIVFLTTDLINEYYGKEGVKKLTFITVGLIIYAFAVLFAGMQIPAVSFSPVKDEAYAAVFGPSLLIIIGSIVAFICSQLVDVAMFWFFRNLTQGRKIWLRATGSTAVSQLIDTFVIMSIAFWLPGLMSFEDFLKTASSNYTYKLAIAIAATPMIYLGHHLIQRYLGKESAHQLTVTVAKKEND, encoded by the coding sequence ATGAACATTCATTCTCGAAAAGACTTCGTATTTATCGTACTAGCCGGAATATTTATAACGAACGCACTCCTCGGTGAATTTATTGGTGGTAAACTTTTTTCGGTCGGACCGTTCACGATGAGTCTTGGAGTTCTCCCCTGGCCCATTGTATTTTTAACGACGGATTTAATTAACGAATACTATGGAAAAGAAGGCGTTAAGAAACTCACGTTTATTACCGTGGGTTTAATTATCTATGCCTTCGCGGTGCTATTTGCGGGAATGCAGATTCCGGCAGTTTCTTTTTCACCGGTCAAAGATGAGGCTTACGCGGCCGTTTTCGGTCCGTCTCTTTTAATCATCATCGGAAGTATTGTCGCTTTTATCTGTAGCCAATTGGTCGATGTTGCCATGTTTTGGTTTTTTCGAAATCTCACTCAGGGCCGAAAGATCTGGCTTCGAGCAACGGGTTCGACGGCCGTCTCCCAGCTCATCGATACCTTCGTCATTATGAGTATCGCATTTTGGCTGCCGGGTCTGATGAGTTTCGAAGACTTTTTAAAGACAGCGTCTTCAAATTACACCTATAAGCTAGCCATAGCTATCGCCGCGACGCCGATGATCTATTTAGGTCACCATCTCATTCAGCGATACCTCGGCAAAGAATCGGCCCATCAGTTAACTGTAACTGTGGCGAAGAAAGAAAACGATTAG
- a CDS encoding TetR/AcrR family transcriptional regulator, whose translation MVKAKGKKTETSSDEMKTCLLKSARAFFARLGFQGANLKDIAQDAGVANSLINYHFDHKEGLFKACLESFAKSQFEVVNRLISVSPQSREEMLVRLELFVEEMFVSALKDPEGFEIVQREMTSGNKMVLKIFEETFLEGFKSVIKFFKHAQERGLVREDLDPMILSSALFTLTCEIARKDRIGKQFFNTTLSDSEWRKKVVSHIVTLFANGVIK comes from the coding sequence ATGGTAAAAGCCAAAGGTAAAAAAACAGAGACGTCTTCTGATGAAATGAAGACATGTCTTTTGAAGAGCGCTCGCGCGTTTTTCGCAAGGTTGGGCTTTCAAGGTGCCAACCTTAAAGATATTGCGCAGGATGCGGGAGTTGCTAACTCATTAATCAATTATCATTTCGATCACAAAGAAGGACTATTTAAAGCGTGTCTGGAGTCTTTCGCGAAATCCCAGTTTGAAGTTGTGAATCGGTTAATCAGCGTTTCGCCGCAAAGTCGCGAGGAGATGCTGGTCCGTCTCGAACTCTTTGTCGAAGAAATGTTTGTCTCTGCGTTGAAGGATCCGGAAGGTTTCGAGATCGTTCAGAGAGAAATGACGTCTGGGAACAAGATGGTGTTAAAAATTTTCGAGGAGACTTTTTTAGAGGGATTTAAAAGTGTGATCAAATTTTTTAAACATGCTCAAGAGCGAGGCTTAGTCCGCGAAGATCTCGATCCGATGATTCTTTCGTCGGCCCTCTTCACCTTGACCTGCGAGATCGCGCGCAAAGATCGTATCGGCAAACAGTTCTTCAATACAACGCTGAGCGATTCCGAATGGAGAAAAAAAGTTGTGAGTCATATAGTTACATTATTTGCAAACGGAGTGATCAAATGA
- a CDS encoding TolC family protein gives MRILSTAVFLLGSVSAQAGALTLNQYLENIKVQSPAARSYISNIEALKVKIRQSELLTTPEGYAQYNVFDDRRPQVAPQFAASRTDGYNWRVGVRQNSTFGLSGNLYFDSNRITLYGVSPAFFPQNPYAETRASLELRQSLLRNSFGESVAADQQAARDAAMAELYNEQFKLKSLLLEAENMYWTVATYNQIIKLQEENVERSKKTSEWMNRRANMRLFDDVDALQTKTAYESRLLELQMSLDERAEMIRSFNTLRGLNSDEPVTLEEIPTSDWMKDIRSDTKGTREDFSAMKAMATAKRSQAISSRSQIKPELDLVGTVSTGGLENNFGNSYSELRRWDHPSWLVGVSFKVPLNFGLTQKLSSSYRSAIVAADDQAAQANFQEERVWKDLLAKRIEAQRRYDRAVTIEKLQSDMVKKERQRLVNGRTTTFQALGFEQNLALSQIQRVRSQLMLLQIHNIIKTFEVQ, from the coding sequence ATGAGAATACTGTCCACCGCAGTTTTTCTATTAGGCAGTGTTTCCGCGCAGGCGGGGGCTCTTACATTAAATCAATATCTGGAAAACATAAAAGTTCAGAGTCCGGCGGCGAGATCTTACATCAGTAATATCGAAGCGCTGAAGGTCAAGATTCGTCAATCTGAGCTTTTAACGACTCCGGAAGGTTATGCTCAATACAATGTTTTTGATGATCGCCGGCCTCAGGTGGCCCCTCAGTTCGCCGCTAGTCGAACAGATGGATACAACTGGCGAGTCGGAGTTCGTCAGAATTCGACCTTCGGATTAAGTGGGAATCTCTATTTTGATTCGAACCGCATCACGCTTTACGGAGTGAGTCCCGCATTTTTTCCACAGAATCCGTATGCGGAAACCCGGGCTTCGTTAGAGTTACGTCAGTCGCTCTTGAGAAATAGTTTTGGAGAGAGTGTTGCTGCCGATCAACAAGCGGCCCGTGATGCCGCTATGGCCGAGCTTTACAATGAGCAATTTAAGTTGAAGAGCTTATTGCTCGAAGCTGAGAACATGTACTGGACGGTGGCCACTTATAATCAAATCATCAAACTGCAAGAAGAGAATGTCGAACGCTCTAAAAAAACCAGTGAGTGGATGAACCGTCGTGCGAATATGCGACTCTTCGATGATGTTGACGCGCTACAGACGAAAACAGCCTACGAATCACGCCTCTTGGAATTGCAAATGTCCTTGGATGAGCGTGCCGAAATGATTCGGAGTTTTAATACCCTTCGTGGTCTTAACTCCGATGAGCCCGTAACATTAGAAGAGATCCCAACGTCGGATTGGATGAAAGACATTCGGAGTGATACCAAAGGAACGAGAGAAGATTTTTCCGCGATGAAGGCGATGGCCACCGCAAAGCGGTCCCAAGCCATTTCCAGTCGATCACAAATTAAACCGGAACTGGATCTGGTAGGAACCGTTTCCACAGGTGGACTCGAAAATAATTTTGGAAACTCCTACAGTGAATTGAGACGTTGGGATCATCCCTCGTGGTTAGTGGGTGTGAGTTTTAAAGTGCCCTTGAATTTCGGACTGACTCAAAAATTAAGTTCTTCTTATCGGTCAGCCATCGTGGCCGCGGATGATCAAGCGGCTCAAGCCAACTTTCAAGAAGAGCGCGTATGGAAAGACCTTCTTGCCAAACGCATCGAGGCTCAGCGCCGTTACGACCGAGCTGTAACCATCGAAAAACTTCAGAGTGATATGGTCAAAAAAGAGAGACAACGGTTAGTTAACGGGCGAACTACGACTTTTCAAGCTTTGGGCTTTGAACAAAATTTAGCCTTATCGCAGATTCAAAGAGTGCGTTCTCAGTTAATGCTCTTGCAGATTCACAACATTATTAAAACATTCGAGGTTCAATAA